The following coding sequences are from one Salvia hispanica cultivar TCC Black 2014 chromosome 3, UniMelb_Shisp_WGS_1.0, whole genome shotgun sequence window:
- the LOC125214453 gene encoding ACT domain-containing protein ACR10-like: MGIVYDDAVMISQSEREEEPSVITVNCPDKTGLGCDLCRIILFFGLTVVRIDVSTDGKWCYIVFWVVGRPSTRWSLLKNRLMGVCPSFLLANGISYDRPELSPPKPPDVYLLKFCCFDRRGLLHDVTGVLCELELTIKRVKVSTTPDGKVMDLFFITDSRELLHTTKRKEDTCDHLKAVLGDGAISCSIERVGPEITSSSQGPSFLSYGITEDMLLNPNEDDPIAFKCPSITMDNLLSPSHTLVQIVCRDHKGLLYDVMRTLKDCDIQVSYGRLTRKGSTECELDLFIMQVDGKKIVDPSTQNWLSTRLQVELSRPLRLALINRGPDTELLVANPIELSGKGRPMVFHDITLALKTLNRPIFSAEIARHGIGGREWEIYRVLLDEGENGSASKKEIEETVWRMLMSWE, from the exons ATGGGGATAGTGTATGATGATGCTGTGATGATCAGTCAGTCGGAGAGGGAAGAGGAGCCTAGTGTGATAACTGTGAATTGTCCGGATAAGACTGGTTTAGGGTGTGATCTTTGCCGCATAATCCTCTTCTTTGGGCTCACTGTTGTTAGAATCG ATGTATCAACCGATGGGAAATGGTGCTACATAGTGTTCTGGGTGGTGGGGAGACCGAGCACGCGATGGAGCTTGTTGAAAAATAGATTGATGGGGGTGTGCCCTTCTTTTCTGTTGGCTAATGGGATTTCATACGATAGGCCCGAGCTGAGCCCCCCCAAGCCCCCGGACGTGTACCTCTTGAAGTTCTGTTGCTTTGACAGAAGGGGCCTTCTGCATG ATGTAACGGGGGTTCTCTGTGAGCTCGAGCTTACGATAAAGAGAGTGAAAGTGTCAACAACTCCAGATGGAAAAGTCATGGACCTCTTCTTTATAACCGACTCGAG AGAGCTTCTGCATACAACGAAGAGAAAGGAGGACACATGTGACCATTTAAAAGCTGTTTTGGGGGATGGGGCCATCAGCTGCAGCATAGAAAGGGTGGGGCCCGAAATCACATCGTCTTCTCAAGGGCCCTCGTTTCTTTCGTATGGAATCACCGAGGATATGCTGCTGAATCCAAACGAAGACGACCCCATCGCCTTTAAATGCCCCTCGATCACCATGGATAACTTGCTGAGTCCCTCTCACACGCTAGTCCAAATTGTTTGCCGGGACCACAAAGGCCTTTTATACGACGTGATGAGAACTCTGAAGGACTGCGACATCCAGGTCTCGTATGGACGCCTGACAAGGAAAGGAAGCACGGAGTGCGAGCTCGACTTGTTCATCATGCAAGTAGATGGTAAGAAGATAGTCGACCCCAGCACACAGAATTGGTTGAGCACTCGTCTTCAGGTGGAGCTGAGCCGTCCGCTGAGATTAGCATTGATCAACCGTGGCCCTGACACTGAGCTGCTCGTTGCAAATCCCATCGAGTTGTCTGGGAAGGGTCGTCCCATGGTGTTCCACGACATAACTCTTGCACTCAAGACGCTAAACAGACCTATCTTCTCG GCTGAAATCGCAAGGCATGGCATCGGGGGTCGTGAGTGGGAAATTTACAGAGTTCTACTTGACGAAGGGGAAAATGGCTCTGCTTCAAAGAAAGAGATAGAGGAGACGGTGTGGAGAATGCTAATGAGCTGGGAGTAA